The following nucleotide sequence is from Anaerohalosphaeraceae bacterium.
CCGCTCCGCTGCTGGAAATATCAATCATTTGGCCCTGGGTAAGAATGTCGTCATAATCCTCGGCAAACCAGACCGGCCAGCTGTAGCGTAACCGTTTTTCAGCCCTTCGTTCCACCATCGATTCCATAAAAACCTCCAATCATTCTGCCGTTTCTCGTTGTCGTTTCTGCTTAGACAGTCTGTCGGAGAAAAAGAAGGGCCGGTTAATGGAAGAATTGTCCCTATAGAATTCGGAAAATTGAAAAAAAAAGAAAAATTCACATGGGTTTTGAGGATTATGCGGATTTTGAGCGTAATTTTTGATTTTTTATCCGGAACTAAACTTTCCGGAAGTGTTTTGTTCAGATTTCAAAAAATTTCGCCAATCCTGTTTTGTGGTCTGATAACTGCTATTTTTGAAGGTTCAGGACCGCCAGACGGAAAACGTTCCCCCTCTCTTGATAGTTTTTGAACATATCATAGCTGGCACAGGCCGGGCTCATCAGGACAACATCGCCTTTTTGTGCCGTTTGAGAACATAAAAGCACTGCTTCTTCCATTGATGCGGCTTTTTGAACAACTGTTTTTGAAGGGCCTGCCGCTTTGACCGCATCGAGGATTTTGTCGGCAGTCTGCCCGATGAGAACGACGGCTTTGCAGCGATTTGCTATGCATCGGCCGAGCTCTTCGAAGCCGATATGCTTATCATACCCCCCAGCGATTAAAATCTTGGGCTCTTCGATGCCGTTCAGGGCGGCCATCGTGCTGACCGGTGTCGTCGCCTTCGAATCATTGTACCAGCGGACCCCGTCGATTTCGGCCACAAACTGCATCCGGTGTTCAAGCCCCTGAAAAGACGAAACCGCCTCCCGCAGCTTTTTCTTATCCGCCCCGAAAACATCCGCAATCGTCAAAGCCGCTGCGAGGTTTTGAAGGTTCACCCGTCCGGGCAGGCGGAAAACACGGCGGTATTCCTCAGAAATATCCTCAACCTTAAACAGCAAACAGCGGCGAAAATCCTGCCTCGAATACTCTGCAAACCATTGAAGACCGGTTTGGTCTTCCGCGTTAAAAACCGCAGCAGGCGGAAAAGCCGGATTGGGCCGCTGGTTTTCAAACAGGATTTTTTTGGCGTGCGCGTAGGCCTCGAAAGTCCCGTGGCGGTCGAGGTGGTTGGGGCTTAAATTTGTCAAAAGAGCAACATCAGCCCCCCGCTTACATTGGGACAACTGTTCGATTTGGAAACTGCTGATTTCCAGAACGACAATATCCTTTTCCGTCAGGTCCTTCAGAAGCCCCAAAAGCGGACGATTGCCGATATTGCCGCTTAAGTAAACT
It contains:
- the murD gene encoding UDP-N-acetylmuramoyl-L-alanine--D-glutamate ligase; this translates as MIELKDKRVVVMGLGSFGGGQDSVRFACEQGGRVTVTDLADEAKLRETIDSLRFLPIVWHLGGHLEEDFRTADVVIVNPAVPPENPFLQIARQAGAVITSQVELFFERCPARIAAITGSNGKSTTTALTAHLLEAASASENWAYGKVYLSGNIGNRPLLGLLKDLTEKDIVVLEISSFQIEQLSQCKRGADVALLTNLSPNHLDRHGTFEAYAHAKKILFENQRPNPAFPPAAVFNAEDQTGLQWFAEYSRQDFRRCLLFKVEDISEEYRRVFRLPGRVNLQNLAAALTIADVFGADKKKLREAVSSFQGLEHRMQFVAEIDGVRWYNDSKATTPVSTMAALNGIEEPKILIAGGYDKHIGFEELGRCIANRCKAVVLIGQTADKILDAVKAAGPSKTVVQKAASMEEAVLLCSQTAQKGDVVLMSPACASYDMFKNYQERGNVFRLAVLNLQK